Genomic window (Syntrophales bacterium):
AAATTGCCGAGCGCAAGTCGGCCGAGGCGGCACTTCAGGCTAAGAACGAGGAGCTCAATACCGTCCTGCAGCAGTTATGGCAGGCGGCGAAGCTGGCGACGGTGGGAGAGCTGGCCTCCAGCATTGCCCACGAGTTGAACAATCCCCTGGCTACCATCAGTCTCCGGATCGAATCCCTGACGGCTAAGACACCCGAAGACGATCCGCGCCGGCGGGAGCTGGAAATCGTTGGGCAGGAAGTTGAACGGATGGGGAATCTCGTAACCAACCTTCTCCAGTTCAGCCGCCGGAGTCAGCAGCAGATTTCTACGATGGATGTCCGTGAAGAAATAGAAAAGACCTTCGAGCTCATTGAGTACCACTTCCGCAAGAACAATATAAAAGTTATCCGGGAGTTTGCACCCGACGTGCCCTTCATTCACGCAGACCGCCAGCAATTGCGACAGTTGTTTCTGAACCTCTTTACCAATGCCGGCGACGCCATGCCTCAGGGGGGAACGCTTACGGTCCGTGTATATGTTCAGGGGTCGGGGATCAGGGGTCAGGAGTCAGGGGTAGAGCCGGCCCCCGAGCCCCGGCCCCCGAGCCCCGCTGTAGTGATCGAGATTGCCGACACGGGTGTGGGGATACCGCCGGAGATTTTACCCAAGGTAATGGAAGCATTTTTTACCACGAAACCGGAAGGAAAAGGCACGGGGCTGGGATTGGCCATTTGCCGGCGCGTCGCGCAGGAACACCAAGGCACGTTTGATATCGTGAGCGAGGGGATCCCCGGGAAGGGAACAAGGGTATGCATTGCCCTACCTTTCTCCAATGGAAGCAATGCAAAGGGTGTCAAGGGTGAATGATAATTGACGAGGCCGTCATACATGAACGGGAGAGACAGATCATGAAAAAAAACGCGCAAATAGACTCCAATTACACCATAGGCCGCATCATTGTCGTGGACGATGAAGCCGAACTGATGAGCGCCCTTTGCGAGATGCTGACCGATCAGGGATATGAAACGGCGGGATTTCTGACGGGCGCCGAAGCCCTGGCTGTTCTAAAAGAGCAGGAATTCGATCTGCTGTTGACCGATCTGATGATGCCCGTAATGGACGGGATTGAGCTTATCCGGGC
Coding sequences:
- a CDS encoding response regulator: MIVGKKENTINILIVEDSPTQAEKLKHILEEQGHQVIHAMNGRDALAILNDQMPNLVISDIIMPEMDGFELCRNIKADERLWSTPVILLTSLSDPQDVIKAVQCGADQFVTKPYDEKHLLTTVEHLLLDKNKHGREENQKGIHIFYMDEKFLITSHRRQILNLLLSIYEAAISKNRDLIRTQDELKSLNDDLEEIVNKRTATLHSEIAERKSAEAALQAKNEELNTVLQQLWQAAKLATVGELASSIAHELNNPLATISLRIESLTAKTPEDDPRRRELEIVGQEVERMGNLVTNLLQFSRRSQQQISTMDVREEIEKTFELIEYHFRKNNIKVIREFAPDVPFIHADRQQLRQLFLNLFTNAGDAMPQGGTLTVRVYVQGSGIRGQESGVEPAPEPRPPSPAVVIEIADTGVGIPPEILPKVMEAFFTTKPEGKGTGLGLAICRRVAQEHQGTFDIVSEGIPGKGTRVCIALPFSNGSNAKGVKGE